The following proteins come from a genomic window of Paeniglutamicibacter kerguelensis:
- a CDS encoding putative bifunctional diguanylate cyclase/phosphodiesterase, translating into MPNQFPTAGIDPRIEQIVEAILKIADMNFDTGLRPGTRRDEIDAIIMGINAMATELKLTYTTLDRRVAERTIMLEKARDQMELLAYTDPLTQLANRSALMRDIDVALKGLEDGEPAPILLLLDLDAFKSINDTHGHAVGDQVLRQLSARLRAGVRSQDLIARLGGDEFAILLRSQDHGAFELGQRIVSTVNEQMVVEGISLSPGASLGIAVATAGHDADRLLLEADTAMYTAKQSRTSKVHEFEPYMLFERQQKAAMVADLRMALGTDQILPYYQALVSLDDESTIGAELLVRWERPDYGLIPPGEFLAVAEEAGMMGAITEQMLDAALKDISRWRTLGLVDGDFTVHLNVNSRELHLLGFPDIIRDALRRHGLPASTLALEITEDKLMTGDSLHRYTLLALRQMGVEVYIDDFGTGYSSISYLRQLPVAGVKIDKSLVDDADTDPQQEKLLMAVSYLIEACELACVVEGVETRGQADKLRSMGFECAQGYLFGKPMGSGDFTASLSA; encoded by the coding sequence ATGCCTAACCAGTTTCCGACGGCGGGCATTGATCCTCGCATTGAACAGATCGTGGAGGCCATCTTGAAGATCGCCGACATGAACTTCGACACCGGCCTGCGCCCCGGCACCCGTCGCGATGAGATCGATGCCATCATCATGGGAATCAACGCCATGGCCACCGAACTCAAGCTGACCTACACGACCCTTGACCGCCGCGTGGCGGAGCGGACGATCATGCTGGAAAAGGCCCGCGACCAGATGGAGTTGCTGGCTTACACCGACCCGCTGACCCAACTGGCGAATCGTTCAGCGTTGATGCGCGACATCGACGTCGCGCTGAAGGGGTTGGAGGACGGCGAACCCGCACCGATCTTGCTACTCCTCGACCTGGACGCCTTCAAGAGCATCAACGACACCCACGGCCATGCCGTCGGAGACCAGGTGCTGCGCCAGCTTTCCGCCAGGCTTCGTGCCGGTGTCCGCTCCCAAGACCTGATCGCCCGGTTGGGAGGCGACGAATTCGCCATACTTCTTCGTTCCCAGGACCACGGGGCCTTCGAACTGGGGCAACGGATCGTCAGCACCGTGAACGAGCAAATGGTTGTGGAGGGCATCAGCCTTTCGCCCGGTGCGAGTTTGGGCATTGCTGTGGCAACCGCCGGGCATGATGCCGACCGGCTCCTGCTCGAGGCGGACACGGCCATGTATACCGCCAAACAGTCCCGCACGTCCAAGGTCCACGAATTCGAACCCTACATGCTCTTTGAGCGGCAGCAGAAAGCCGCCATGGTCGCGGACCTGCGCATGGCCCTGGGCACCGACCAAATCCTTCCGTACTACCAGGCATTGGTATCGCTGGATGACGAGAGCACCATCGGCGCCGAGCTGCTGGTTCGTTGGGAACGCCCCGACTACGGGCTGATTCCCCCCGGCGAATTCCTCGCGGTCGCGGAGGAAGCCGGCATGATGGGTGCCATCACGGAACAGATGTTGGACGCGGCGTTGAAAGACATCAGCCGCTGGCGGACGCTCGGATTGGTCGATGGTGATTTCACGGTCCATCTCAATGTGAACTCCAGGGAACTGCACCTCTTGGGCTTCCCGGACATCATTCGCGACGCACTTCGCCGCCACGGATTGCCCGCCTCCACCTTGGCCCTGGAAATCACCGAAGACAAGCTGATGACGGGCGACAGCCTTCATCGATACACCCTGCTGGCCCTGCGGCAGATGGGTGTAGAGGTGTACATCGACGATTTCGGGACAGGCTATTCCTCCATCAGCTACCTGCGCCAGTTGCCGGTTGCCGGAGTGAAGATCGACAAGTCGCTCGTCGACGATGCAGACACCGACCCCCAACAGGAAAAGCTGCTGATGGCGGTCTCCTACCTGATCGAGGCGTGTGAGCTGGCGTGCGTTGTGGAAGGCGTGGAAACCCGCGGGCAAGCTGACAAACTTCGGTCCATGGGCTTTGAATGTGCCCAGGGATACCTCTTCGGCAAGCCGATGGGCAGTGGGGATTTCACGGCCTCGCTGTCCGCCTGA
- a CDS encoding sensor histidine kinase, with protein MTQPASAPARNVPGRRLGRDLAYNLSAFFTGTIAFTLAVTLFSLGIATVIIYIGIFILLGALFTATFFAGAERRIATWATGQLPPTYYRRSTADSTMRRMLDPLRDGQRWKDLIHAVVSFPVRVLAFSVTISWIAAALGGITQWIWERYLPESNVSLLDILRVDPAYHVWIQIGLGLAFLFTLPPISRGLALLQRALAVGLLTNERQAMREEADRLTNSRSSVIAAEADTLRKIERDIHDGPQQRMVRMNMDLEAAKRRLDPQDSATKELLDSALEQSRGALAELRALSRGIAPPVLVDRGLVPALEASAARSPIPVIVEATEPAHGRFAVAIEQAAYFAGVESLTNAAKHSRATGCRLLLDVADGHLALQVRDDGVGGAHLGKGTGLAGLADRLAGVDGTLTVDSPENAGTVISVSIPLGTDG; from the coding sequence ATGACTCAACCAGCATCCGCCCCAGCCCGGAACGTACCCGGCCGTCGGCTCGGGCGCGATCTCGCCTACAACCTGTCGGCATTTTTCACCGGCACCATTGCCTTCACGCTGGCCGTCACCCTGTTCTCGCTGGGCATCGCCACCGTCATCATTTACATCGGCATATTCATCCTGCTCGGCGCGCTGTTCACCGCCACCTTCTTCGCCGGGGCCGAGCGGCGGATTGCCACGTGGGCGACGGGCCAGCTGCCGCCGACCTACTACAGGCGTTCCACCGCGGACTCGACCATGCGCCGCATGCTCGACCCGCTGCGCGACGGCCAACGCTGGAAGGACCTGATCCATGCCGTGGTCTCCTTCCCCGTGCGGGTGCTTGCATTTTCGGTGACCATCAGCTGGATCGCCGCGGCCCTGGGCGGAATCACCCAATGGATTTGGGAACGCTATCTGCCCGAGTCGAACGTCAGCCTGTTGGACATCCTCCGCGTTGACCCCGCCTACCACGTATGGATCCAGATCGGACTGGGCTTGGCCTTCCTGTTCACGCTGCCTCCGATCTCCCGCGGCTTGGCCCTGTTGCAGCGCGCCCTGGCCGTCGGTTTGTTGACCAACGAACGGCAGGCGATGCGCGAGGAAGCCGATCGCCTGACCAACTCCCGCAGTTCGGTGATTGCAGCCGAGGCCGACACGTTGCGCAAGATCGAACGCGATATCCACGACGGCCCGCAGCAACGCATGGTCCGCATGAACATGGACCTCGAGGCCGCCAAGCGCCGGCTCGACCCGCAGGATTCCGCAACCAAGGAGTTGCTCGACTCCGCCCTCGAGCAATCCCGGGGCGCATTGGCCGAATTGCGGGCATTGTCCCGCGGCATCGCTCCCCCGGTGTTGGTTGACCGCGGGCTCGTGCCCGCCCTTGAGGCGTCGGCGGCCAGATCCCCGATCCCGGTGATCGTCGAGGCCACGGAGCCGGCTCACGGCAGGTTTGCGGTGGCCATCGAACAGGCAGCCTATTTTGCCGGCGTCGAATCCCTGACCAACGCCGCAAAGCACTCCAGGGCCACGGGGTGCCGGCTACTGCTGGACGTCGCCGACGGACATCTGGCCCTTCAGGTCCGCGACGACGGCGTCGGCGGAGCCCACCTCGGCAAGGGCACCGGTTTGGCGGGACTGGCCGATCGCTTGGCCGGTGTTGACGGTACGCTCACCGTGGATTCCCCCGAGAACGCGGGAACCGTCATCTCCGTTTCCATTCCCTTGGGAACAGATGGCTAA
- a CDS encoding response regulator — protein MRIVIAEDSVLLREGLVRLLREGGAEVLAAVANKDELLDAVEEFSPDVVLTDVRMPPGFSDEGLRAAQQIRGKYPHIGILVLSQYVELTYATDLLASASAPGAGGLGYLLKDRIARLEEMMDALERIQAGGVVLDPEVVSAAFSKPRTDPMATLTQREREVLELMAEGRTNAAIAATLFLSAGAVEKNISSIFTKMGLAPSQDDHRRVLVVLAWMKV, from the coding sequence GTGCGCATCGTCATAGCCGAAGATTCAGTCCTGCTCCGTGAAGGTTTGGTGCGATTGCTCCGCGAAGGCGGCGCCGAGGTCCTCGCCGCAGTCGCGAACAAGGACGAATTGCTTGATGCGGTCGAGGAGTTTTCCCCCGACGTGGTGCTGACCGACGTGCGCATGCCGCCCGGTTTCAGCGACGAGGGCCTGCGTGCCGCACAACAGATCCGCGGTAAATACCCGCACATCGGCATTCTGGTGCTCTCCCAATACGTCGAGCTCACCTACGCCACCGACTTGTTGGCCAGCGCCTCGGCGCCCGGAGCCGGCGGGCTTGGTTACCTGCTCAAGGACCGCATTGCCCGGCTCGAGGAAATGATGGATGCCTTGGAACGTATCCAGGCCGGCGGCGTCGTACTGGATCCGGAGGTTGTCTCTGCGGCCTTCAGCAAGCCACGAACCGACCCGATGGCCACGCTCACGCAGCGGGAACGCGAGGTCCTCGAACTCATGGCCGAGGGACGCACGAATGCCGCCATCGCGGCCACCTTGTTCCTGTCAGCCGGTGCCGTGGAAAAGAACATATCCTCGATTTTCACCAAGATGGGTCTGGCGCCCAGCCAGGACGATCACCGTCGTGTACTGGTGGTTCTGGCCTGGATGAAGGTTTAA
- a CDS encoding glycosyltransferase family 2 protein: MYLTARQAALHRFAAHRRVPRGELDRHFRVYDRSITTLVPSYAEEPGVVRQTLWSAALQEFADLRVVLLIDDNPNPTDPVVLARLETTRRLVGEIGDALETPRAAAEAAQRLFEAHLADGATPAELLPGTASAYREAALWIEAMSEAEPINDHVDEFFVDSVLMGLARELRLTLIALSAAQAQNAELEPERLTELHVRLVRIFTTRLSNFERKRYANLSQEANKAMNLNSFISLMGTSWIPDQRGDATVLRPVDTGADPLQDASVLYIPDSEYLLTLDADSLLLRDYCLRLVYFLESDENSRVAVTQTPYSSFRGAPTRIERVAGATTDIQHILHQGMTRYGATFWVGANAIIRKRALLDIRETQTVGGYEIHTYIQDRTVIEDTESSIDLGAHGWGLSNYPERLSYSATPPDFGSLVVQRRRWANGGLLILPKFWHQLSERRHRRERISLREVLLRVNYMASISWASLGLIFLLAYPYDGRLLSPLIFIAALPYFLAMGSDLRACGHRFTDIFRIYGFNLVLLPVNVAGVLKSVEQAFTGEKIPFVRTPKVRDRTAAPGLYVAIPYFIVAFALITLWRDLQEHNWGNAAFAALNAVLAGFAIRAYIGVKNSIVDMVLGVVNWLYVEPRKPKTKPVPYPVATPENTDWSTLLYQGDRRLDRDLRGSDDRRRRIGVR; this comes from the coding sequence ATGTATCTCACCGCACGGCAAGCTGCGCTGCATCGCTTTGCCGCGCACCGCCGGGTGCCCCGCGGCGAGCTGGATCGCCATTTCCGGGTCTACGACCGCTCCATCACCACGCTGGTTCCCAGCTATGCCGAGGAACCCGGCGTCGTGAGACAGACCCTTTGGTCCGCCGCACTGCAGGAGTTCGCGGACCTGCGTGTGGTCCTACTGATCGACGACAACCCGAACCCGACCGACCCCGTTGTCCTGGCAAGGCTGGAAACAACGCGGCGCCTCGTCGGAGAAATCGGCGACGCCCTGGAAACACCGCGTGCCGCAGCCGAAGCGGCCCAGCGTCTCTTCGAGGCGCATCTGGCCGACGGCGCAACACCGGCCGAACTGCTCCCGGGTACGGCCTCCGCCTATCGCGAGGCGGCTTTGTGGATTGAGGCCATGAGCGAGGCCGAACCCATCAATGACCACGTGGACGAGTTCTTCGTTGACTCTGTCCTCATGGGGCTGGCCCGCGAATTGCGTCTGACGTTGATCGCACTCAGCGCAGCGCAGGCGCAGAACGCGGAACTGGAACCCGAGCGACTCACGGAACTGCACGTGCGCCTGGTGCGGATTTTCACCACCCGGCTCAGCAATTTTGAACGCAAGCGCTATGCAAACCTCTCACAGGAGGCGAACAAGGCGATGAACCTCAACTCCTTCATCTCGCTCATGGGCACGAGCTGGATACCGGACCAACGCGGAGATGCAACTGTCCTGCGGCCGGTCGACACCGGCGCGGACCCGTTGCAGGATGCCTCGGTCCTGTATATTCCGGACTCCGAGTACCTGCTGACCCTTGACGCGGATTCACTGCTCCTGAGGGACTACTGCCTGCGGCTGGTCTATTTCCTCGAATCGGATGAGAACTCTCGCGTCGCGGTCACCCAAACGCCCTATTCCTCCTTCCGCGGAGCACCCACCCGCATCGAGCGCGTGGCCGGAGCCACCACCGACATCCAACACATCCTCCATCAGGGCATGACCCGATACGGCGCGACGTTCTGGGTCGGCGCCAACGCCATCATCCGCAAGCGTGCGCTGCTGGACATCCGTGAGACGCAGACAGTCGGTGGCTACGAAATCCACACATACATCCAGGACCGCACCGTCATCGAGGACACGGAATCCAGCATCGACCTCGGAGCACACGGATGGGGCCTGTCAAACTACCCCGAACGCCTGAGCTACAGCGCCACTCCCCCGGATTTCGGTTCATTGGTCGTCCAGCGCCGACGCTGGGCCAATGGCGGGCTGCTGATCCTGCCGAAGTTCTGGCACCAGCTCAGCGAACGCCGCCACCGCCGAGAACGGATCAGCCTGCGCGAGGTCCTCCTCCGGGTCAACTACATGGCGTCGATCTCCTGGGCAAGCCTTGGCCTGATCTTCCTTTTGGCTTACCCCTACGACGGGCGACTGCTCAGCCCGTTGATCTTCATCGCGGCCCTTCCCTACTTCTTGGCCATGGGAAGCGACCTTCGAGCGTGCGGTCACCGTTTCACCGACATCTTCCGCATCTACGGCTTCAACCTGGTCCTGCTTCCGGTCAACGTTGCCGGGGTCCTGAAATCGGTGGAGCAGGCGTTCACCGGAGAAAAAATCCCCTTCGTCAGGACGCCGAAGGTCCGCGACCGGACTGCGGCGCCCGGGCTCTACGTCGCCATCCCCTATTTCATCGTGGCCTTCGCCCTGATCACCCTGTGGCGTGATTTACAGGAACACAACTGGGGCAACGCCGCGTTCGCCGCTCTCAACGCGGTCCTGGCTGGTTTTGCTATCCGCGCCTACATCGGGGTCAAGAACTCGATCGTCGACATGGTGCTGGGCGTCGTCAACTGGCTGTATGTTGAACCGCGCAAGCCAAAAACCAAACCGGTGCCCTATCCCGTGGCAACCCCGGAAAACACCGACTGGTCAACCTTGCTGTACCAGGGCGACCGCCGGCTGGACCGCGACCTTCGCGGCAGTGATGACCGACGGAGGCGTATCGGTGTCAGGTAA
- a CDS encoding alpha/beta hydrolase: MVQWIADVLGPGFEQHTLLLPGGDEATLVRCTDAPTGPVPQFQNIDVLYIHGWSDYFFQKDLARFWTSRGARFFALDLRRYGRSLRPGQIPGFITDLADYGVEIDAALHLMGQGAGRGESNRELVLLGHSTGGLTASLWAGNNPGRVSALVLNSPWLEFQASGVVRSAVAPWLAAGSRINPARPLPTIDPGIYTRAVSTAFDGEWDYDLSWRPEQGFTLTPGFLHAVFTAQARVARGLNLDCPALVMLSQKSYLQPRWSENAKAADVALNVQAVAARAVDLGPEVCIRRIDGAFHDIFLSPQGIRDVAYSTMGRWAQDTLDATRRDLWSDLSISQKAGG, encoded by the coding sequence ATGGTTCAGTGGATAGCCGATGTGCTCGGCCCCGGGTTCGAACAGCACACACTGCTTCTGCCCGGCGGCGACGAGGCAACGTTGGTTCGTTGCACCGATGCCCCGACGGGGCCGGTTCCTCAATTCCAGAACATCGATGTGCTTTACATCCATGGTTGGTCGGACTATTTCTTCCAAAAAGACCTTGCCAGGTTCTGGACGTCACGCGGGGCCAGGTTCTTCGCGCTTGACCTGCGGCGCTATGGGCGCAGCCTGCGCCCCGGCCAGATCCCCGGATTCATCACCGACCTCGCCGACTACGGGGTGGAAATCGATGCGGCATTGCACCTCATGGGGCAGGGTGCCGGCCGCGGGGAAAGCAACCGGGAGCTTGTCCTGCTGGGACATTCAACCGGCGGACTAACTGCAAGCCTTTGGGCGGGGAACAACCCGGGACGCGTCAGCGCCTTGGTACTGAACAGCCCCTGGCTCGAGTTCCAGGCCAGCGGGGTCGTGCGCTCCGCTGTAGCCCCGTGGCTGGCAGCCGGTTCCCGGATCAACCCGGCACGCCCGTTGCCGACCATCGATCCGGGGATCTATACCCGTGCCGTCTCGACCGCATTCGACGGCGAATGGGACTATGACCTTTCCTGGCGCCCAGAACAGGGGTTCACGTTGACCCCGGGTTTCTTGCATGCCGTCTTCACCGCGCAGGCCCGCGTGGCACGGGGCCTGAACCTGGATTGCCCGGCGCTGGTGATGCTCTCGCAAAAGAGCTACCTCCAGCCGCGCTGGAGCGAGAACGCCAAGGCCGCCGACGTGGCGTTGAACGTTCAGGCGGTCGCGGCGCGCGCCGTGGACCTCGGCCCGGAAGTCTGCATCCGTCGCATTGACGGTGCCTTCCACGACATCTTCCTCTCCCCGCAGGGCATTCGCGACGTTGCCTACTCAACCATGGGCAGGTGGGCGCAAGACACGCTGGATGCAACACGCCGCGATTTGTGGAGCGATTTGTCCATCTCCCAGAAAGCCGGGGGCTGA
- a CDS encoding alpha/beta family hydrolase: MSAIKESFSMAVNDTGVSAVFANPAGSVATVVVAHGAGAGMDHPFLTGFTEALNERDIATMRFNFPYSEAGRKFPDRPPVAIATWNAAMAAARKRSAGQPIFTAGKSFGGRMASMAVAEGMETAGLIFLGYPLHEPGKPEKLRDGHLYGLDVPMLFLQGTRDPFASPDELEPVVERLGPNAVLKWFEGGDHSFKVARSKRMPEQDGAALAGSVAEFVLANS, translated from the coding sequence ATGAGCGCAATCAAGGAATCGTTTTCCATGGCAGTCAATGACACAGGGGTTTCGGCCGTTTTCGCCAACCCTGCCGGATCCGTGGCAACCGTCGTCGTGGCACACGGAGCGGGCGCCGGGATGGACCATCCCTTCCTGACCGGGTTCACCGAAGCACTGAACGAACGCGACATTGCCACGATGCGCTTCAACTTTCCCTACAGCGAGGCGGGAAGGAAATTCCCCGATCGGCCGCCGGTTGCCATTGCCACCTGGAATGCCGCCATGGCCGCCGCGAGGAAGCGGTCCGCCGGCCAACCGATTTTCACGGCCGGCAAATCATTCGGCGGGCGCATGGCCTCTATGGCTGTGGCCGAAGGCATGGAAACCGCCGGACTCATTTTCCTGGGCTACCCATTGCACGAGCCGGGCAAGCCAGAAAAGCTCCGCGACGGGCATCTTTACGGACTCGACGTACCCATGCTCTTCCTGCAGGGAACCCGGGATCCGTTTGCCTCGCCGGACGAGTTGGAACCGGTAGTTGAACGCCTCGGACCAAACGCCGTCCTGAAGTGGTTTGAGGGCGGGGACCATTCCTTCAAGGTGGCCCGGTCAAAGCGCATGCCCGAGCAGGACGGAGCGGCGCTTGCCGGCTCCGTGGCGGAGTTCGTCCTCGCCAACAGCTGA
- a CDS encoding LysR family transcriptional regulator — translation MTKSFTLVQLRYFGAVAKLENMTAAAAELNVTQSTLSSALSRLEQELGASLFTRLSSKGLRLTPAGKRLLLGSQAFLEDAELLYQSVRDEGEALAGELVVGIYLPLAPFKAPVILQAFETAYPNVKVSFHEGDQESLRQALLDGVCELALMYDLGVGPEFERRVLERIPPHVLVSAEHPRAAAPEEPVSLLDFASEPFILLDMKHTREYYLDMFKRVGISPLVRHKVSGYETVRSYVARGQGFSLLNQRLLHDSTYAGGAVVPLRIIEDLPPIEVSLVRPLGAKPTKKSMAFEQICEKLYGHES, via the coding sequence ATGACCAAATCGTTCACGCTGGTGCAGCTGAGGTATTTCGGGGCCGTGGCCAAGTTGGAGAACATGACGGCGGCCGCCGCCGAGCTTAATGTCACCCAGTCCACACTCTCTTCGGCACTGAGCCGACTCGAACAGGAGTTGGGCGCCTCGCTCTTTACCCGTCTCTCCAGCAAGGGGTTGCGGCTGACGCCTGCTGGCAAGCGGTTGCTTCTGGGGTCGCAGGCGTTCCTTGAGGATGCCGAGCTGCTCTACCAGTCGGTGCGGGACGAAGGGGAAGCCCTGGCCGGTGAGCTCGTGGTGGGCATCTACTTGCCGCTGGCTCCCTTCAAGGCCCCCGTGATCCTGCAGGCATTCGAGACCGCCTATCCGAATGTGAAAGTCAGCTTCCACGAGGGGGACCAGGAGTCGCTGCGCCAGGCACTGCTGGACGGCGTCTGCGAGCTGGCCCTGATGTATGACCTCGGGGTGGGTCCCGAGTTCGAGCGTCGCGTTCTGGAACGGATCCCTCCTCACGTACTGGTGTCGGCGGAGCACCCTCGGGCGGCCGCGCCCGAGGAGCCTGTCAGCCTGCTGGATTTTGCCAGCGAGCCGTTCATCCTGCTGGACATGAAGCACACGCGGGAGTATTACCTCGACATGTTCAAACGTGTCGGCATCAGCCCGTTGGTCCGGCACAAGGTTTCCGGCTATGAGACGGTTCGTTCGTATGTGGCCCGCGGCCAAGGGTTTTCGCTGCTGAACCAGCGGTTGCTCCACGATTCCACGTATGCCGGCGGTGCGGTGGTGCCGTTGCGCATCATTGAGGACCTTCCGCCGATCGAGGTGTCGCTGGTTCGTCCGCTGGGGGCCAAGCCCACCAAAAAATCAATGGCCTTTGAACAAATCTGCGAAAAGCTCTACGGGCACGAAAGCTGA
- a CDS encoding chitinase: protein MSRIDGRRLSWGRVLFVAAVIGATIWAGLHYWTSNRDAARAAESGHWFGAYIDATSTPFYPIAEDVGKHERVVLGFAVANPKHPCAPSWGGYYSMDAANETFDLDRQVARVREQGGEVVISTGGLLNDELATACTDRKKVVAGYEGLLKRYQSTTLDLDVEGNDLEDIASGLRRASAVAAVQQRAAADGRRVEVWVTLPVDTGGLTASGLGEVHRLLDGGVDLAGINLMTMNFGETRGANQSMAAASEQAAKSAHGQLLDLYKGLGKVTGEQTMWSKIGLTPMIGQNDLRGEIFTVEDAVSLHAFAMANGVGRISMWSANRDAGCGPNMPESERVSNNCSGTDQAKGEFGMLLSSGVGSASWSTEPRPSAVPVPEETAIVDDPAKSPFPVWNPDAAYPESERVVWRGNVYEAKWWTQGDTPDQPVADVVATPWLLIGPVLPGDKPAPVPTVPTGLYPKWSASTVYNKSDRIIFDGRVFESKWWNQGESPEAALQGAVNSPWLRLSNAQLKKLLDAPVSKYP from the coding sequence TTGAGTCGTATCGATGGGCGACGCCTTTCCTGGGGCCGCGTGTTGTTTGTTGCCGCGGTTATTGGGGCAACAATATGGGCCGGACTGCACTATTGGACGTCGAACCGCGATGCGGCGCGGGCCGCGGAATCCGGGCATTGGTTCGGGGCATACATTGACGCCACGTCCACCCCGTTTTATCCGATCGCGGAGGACGTAGGGAAACATGAACGCGTCGTGCTTGGCTTCGCGGTTGCCAACCCCAAGCACCCGTGCGCGCCGTCCTGGGGAGGTTACTACTCCATGGATGCCGCCAACGAGACTTTCGACCTGGATCGCCAGGTCGCCCGCGTGCGTGAGCAGGGAGGCGAGGTGGTTATTTCCACCGGTGGATTGCTGAACGACGAATTGGCGACAGCGTGCACGGACAGGAAAAAAGTGGTTGCCGGCTACGAGGGCCTGTTGAAGCGCTACCAATCCACCACGCTGGATTTGGACGTCGAGGGAAACGACCTCGAGGATATTGCTTCCGGCCTGCGACGTGCGTCTGCCGTGGCCGCAGTGCAACAACGCGCCGCGGCCGATGGGCGCCGGGTTGAAGTTTGGGTCACGCTGCCGGTGGACACTGGGGGGCTTACGGCCAGCGGGCTTGGCGAAGTGCACAGGTTGCTTGACGGAGGGGTCGACCTGGCTGGAATCAACTTGATGACAATGAACTTCGGAGAGACCAGGGGAGCCAACCAATCCATGGCTGCGGCATCCGAGCAGGCCGCCAAGAGCGCACACGGACAATTGCTGGATCTCTACAAGGGCTTGGGCAAGGTAACCGGCGAGCAAACGATGTGGTCGAAAATAGGGTTGACCCCGATGATCGGACAAAATGATCTGCGGGGAGAAATTTTCACCGTCGAGGATGCTGTCTCGCTGCACGCCTTTGCCATGGCCAACGGGGTGGGACGGATTTCAATGTGGTCAGCCAACCGTGATGCGGGCTGCGGACCGAACATGCCGGAAAGCGAGCGCGTTTCAAACAACTGCAGCGGAACCGATCAAGCCAAGGGGGAGTTCGGGATGCTGCTCTCCAGCGGGGTGGGATCTGCTTCCTGGTCGACGGAACCCCGGCCCTCCGCGGTGCCGGTGCCGGAAGAGACTGCGATCGTCGACGACCCGGCAAAAAGCCCTTTCCCGGTCTGGAATCCGGATGCCGCGTACCCGGAATCCGAGCGCGTTGTCTGGCGTGGAAATGTCTACGAGGCCAAATGGTGGACGCAGGGCGACACCCCGGACCAGCCAGTGGCCGATGTCGTGGCCACCCCGTGGCTGCTGATCGGACCCGTGTTGCCCGGTGACAAGCCGGCACCGGTGCCGACTGTGCCGACGGGCCTTTATCCGAAGTGGTCGGCCTCGACGGTGTACAACAAATCGGATCGGATCATCTTTGACGGGCGCGTCTTCGAATCCAAGTGGTGGAACCAGGGCGAAAGCCCTGAGGCTGCGCTGCAGGGAGCGGTCAATTCGCCGTGGTTGCGCTTGTCGAACGCCCAGCTAAAGAAACTGCTGGACGCGCCTGTCTCAAAGTACCCATAA